In Helicobacter bilis, a genomic segment contains:
- a CDS encoding glycosyltransferase family 2 protein, whose translation MQDQAMLTIILPTFNKKDYIAQTLDSIFMQKTTYSYQVIIADDASSDGTLDIVREYNLKYPNAIQILESSQNQKLFKNIVRAYEITKTEYFCVLDPDDYWIDEEKIQKALDFLEENKDFTAYSQNTRMLYSDGTTKEYIGAKEDKVSTFDDYLNDRAIFGHTSSCIFRNVIFKDGLPKQLQHLQYASNEVSFRGDSFRNLIHMHKGKAMYKPGIDSVYRIHSEGIWQSLDTNKQMIIGCMFHKDMYFYFDKKYIELLFFSYRLYERLLQKENLITTFTMEHKNFMSLMNELYELHGIYKPLLAQLKETKKPKSLKYKLFLSCYKFLHKKLTKKGYL comes from the coding sequence ATGCAAGACCAAGCAATGCTTACCATCATTCTACCAACTTTTAATAAGAAAGATTATATCGCCCAAACCCTAGATTCGATATTCATGCAAAAGACTACATATAGCTATCAAGTCATTATTGCTGATGATGCCTCGAGCGATGGCACACTTGATATTGTGAGAGAATATAATCTTAAATATCCAAATGCAATACAGATTTTAGAATCTAGTCAAAATCAAAAGCTTTTTAAAAATATAGTGAGGGCTTATGAAATAACAAAGACTGAGTATTTTTGCGTGCTTGACCCAGATGACTACTGGATAGATGAAGAAAAGATACAAAAAGCACTTGATTTTTTAGAAGAGAATAAGGACTTCACAGCGTATTCTCAAAATACACGCATGTTATATAGTGATGGCACGACAAAAGAATATATCGGGGCGAAAGAAGACAAAGTCTCAACCTTTGATGATTATTTAAATGATAGGGCGATTTTTGGACATACTTCAAGCTGTATTTTTAGAAATGTGATCTTTAAAGACGGACTTCCAAAGCAACTGCAACATTTGCAATATGCAAGTAATGAAGTGTCATTTCGAGGCGATTCATTTCGCAATCTCATTCACATGCATAAAGGCAAAGCTATGTATAAACCCGGAATAGATAGTGTATATAGAATCCATAGCGAGGGCATTTGGCAGTCTCTAGATACAAATAAGCAAATGATTATAGGCTGCATGTTTCATAAAGATATGTATTTTTATTTTGATAAAAAGTATATAGAGTTATTGTTTTTCTCATATAGGCTTTATGAGCGACTTTTGCAAAAAGAAAATTTGATTACTACTTTTACAATGGAGCATAAAAACTTTATGTCCTTAATGAATGAACTCTATGAATTACATGGAATCTATAAGCCATTATTAGCCCAGCTAAAAGAGACTAAAAAGCCAAAAAGTTTAAAATATAAACTCTTTTTATCATGCTATAAATTCTTACATAAAAAGCTTACTAAGAAAGGGTATTTGTAA